From a single Mycolicibacterium moriokaense genomic region:
- a CDS encoding DEAD/DEAH box helicase, with protein MTSSDPDESREDLTFDDLQIHPSVLRAIGDVGYESPSAIQAATIPPMMAGSDVVGLAQTGTGKTAAFAIPILSKIDPGKKDTQALVLAPTRELALQVAEAFSRYGAHLPQINVLPVYGGSSYGPQLAGLRRGAQVVVGTPGRVIDHLEKGTLDLTHLDYLVLDEADEMLQMGFAEDVERILADTPEYKQVALFSATMPPGIRKITKKYLHDAVEVAVKSKTATAENITQRYIQVAGPRKMDALTRLLEVEPFEAMIVFVRTKQATEEVAEKLRARGFSAAAINGDIPQAQRERTITALKDGSIDILVATDVAARGLDVERISHVLNYDIPHDTESYVHRIGRTGRAGRSGQALLFVSPRERHMLKAIEKATRQQLTEAELPTVEDVNAQRVAKFRDSITDALTAPGFELFRRMIEDYERENDVPMVDIAAALAAQSRDGEQFLMKEPPPEKRRERPERTERDRERGPKQRKPGQGFATYRIAVGKRHKVSPGAIVGAIANEGGLHRSDFGHISIRPDHSLVELPAKLSRDTVKALERTRIQGILINLQPDRPPRKGGKSGHKSK; from the coding sequence ATGACGTCCTCCGACCCGGACGAGAGCCGGGAAGATCTGACCTTCGACGACCTGCAGATTCACCCTTCGGTGCTGCGGGCGATCGGCGACGTCGGATACGAATCCCCTTCGGCCATCCAAGCCGCCACCATTCCGCCCATGATGGCCGGCTCCGACGTCGTCGGCCTGGCGCAGACCGGCACCGGCAAGACCGCAGCCTTCGCGATCCCGATCCTGTCGAAGATCGATCCCGGCAAGAAGGACACCCAGGCGCTGGTGCTGGCGCCGACGCGTGAGTTGGCGTTGCAGGTCGCAGAGGCGTTCAGTCGCTACGGCGCCCATCTGCCCCAGATCAACGTGCTGCCGGTCTACGGCGGCTCGTCCTACGGTCCACAACTGGCCGGTCTGCGACGCGGCGCCCAGGTGGTCGTCGGTACTCCGGGTCGGGTGATCGACCACCTCGAGAAGGGCACGCTCGATCTCACCCACCTCGACTATCTGGTGCTCGACGAGGCCGACGAGATGCTGCAGATGGGCTTCGCCGAGGACGTCGAACGCATCCTCGCCGACACCCCCGAGTACAAGCAGGTGGCGCTGTTCTCCGCCACGATGCCGCCCGGCATCCGCAAGATCACCAAGAAATATCTGCACGACGCCGTCGAGGTGGCCGTCAAATCGAAAACGGCCACCGCAGAGAACATCACGCAGCGCTACATCCAGGTCGCCGGTCCGCGCAAGATGGACGCCCTGACCCGTCTCCTCGAGGTCGAGCCGTTCGAGGCGATGATCGTCTTCGTTCGCACCAAGCAGGCCACCGAGGAGGTCGCGGAGAAACTACGGGCCCGCGGTTTCTCGGCGGCCGCGATCAACGGTGACATCCCGCAGGCGCAACGCGAACGCACGATCACCGCACTCAAGGACGGCAGCATCGACATCCTGGTGGCGACGGATGTCGCGGCGCGCGGTTTGGACGTCGAACGCATCTCGCACGTGTTGAACTACGACATTCCGCACGACACCGAGTCCTACGTGCACCGCATCGGGCGTACCGGTCGCGCGGGTCGCTCCGGGCAGGCGCTGCTGTTCGTGTCGCCGCGGGAACGGCACATGCTCAAGGCGATCGAGAAGGCGACTCGTCAACAGCTCACCGAAGCCGAACTGCCCACGGTCGAGGACGTCAACGCACAGCGGGTGGCCAAGTTCCGCGATTCCATCACCGACGCGCTGACCGCCCCGGGTTTCGAGTTGTTCCGGCGGATGATCGAGGACTACGAACGCGAGAACGATGTCCCGATGGTCGACATCGCCGCCGCGCTGGCCGCGCAGTCGCGCGACGGTGAGCAGTTCCTGATGAAGGAACCGCCGCCGGAGAAGCGCCGTGAGCGCCCCGAGCGGACCGAGCGCGACCGCGAGCGTGGGCCGAAGCAACGCAAACCGGGCCAGGGGTTCGCGACGTACCGGATCGCGGTGGGCAAGCGGCACAAGGTGAGTCCCGGCGCGATCGTCGGCGCCATCGCCAACGAGGGCGGTCTGCACCGCAGCGACTTCGGCCACATCTCGATTCGCCCCGACCATTCGCTGGTGGAGCTGCCCGCCAAGCTGTCGCGTGACACCGTGAAAGCCTTGGAGCGCACCCGCATTCAGGGCATCCTGATCAATCTCCAACCCGATCGTCCGCCGCGAAAAGGCGGGAAATCCGGCCACAAGTCCAAATGA
- a CDS encoding LppP/LprE family lipoprotein, translated as MLTAGVASVVVGCGSSDSTASKTPGPTAPQVSTAPPSAPAASGPSPSADTADPCEVNLAAPAIAAAVSELPRDPRSNQGWNPEPLAGNYNECAQLSVVIVKANTNAENPNTRAVMFHLGKFISSGVPDTYGFNGIDKTASTGDTVALRYSNGASGLDSVVRFRWNGNGVELIGNTGG; from the coding sequence ATGTTGACGGCTGGGGTCGCATCGGTGGTTGTCGGGTGCGGATCGAGCGACTCCACGGCCTCCAAGACTCCGGGACCAACCGCGCCCCAGGTCAGCACAGCGCCGCCGAGCGCACCGGCCGCGTCGGGTCCGAGCCCGTCCGCCGATACCGCCGATCCATGCGAAGTCAACCTGGCCGCACCCGCGATCGCCGCCGCGGTGTCGGAGCTGCCCCGCGACCCGCGCAGCAACCAGGGCTGGAATCCCGAGCCGCTGGCGGGCAACTACAACGAATGCGCTCAGCTGTCGGTGGTGATCGTGAAGGCCAATACCAACGCGGAGAACCCGAACACCCGCGCGGTGATGTTCCATCTCGGCAAGTTCATTTCCAGCGGTGTGCCGGACACTTACGGATTCAACGGCATTGACAAGACCGCGAGCACCGGAGACACCGTCGCGCTGCGGTACTCGAACGGTGCTTCGGGGTTGGACAGCGTCGTCCGGTTCCGCTGGAACGGCAACGGAGTGGAGCTGATCGGCAACACGGGAGGCTGA
- a CDS encoding TetR/AcrR family transcriptional regulator, with product MAGDWLAERRTEVAADRILDAADQLFAQKDAATVGMHEIASAAGCSRATLYRYFENREALYTAYVHRESYRLYREMTDQLNALQDPRDRLVEGILTSLRNVRESPALSSWFATTQRPIGGDIAEQSEVIRALTEAFVISLAPDDPKLVTHRARWLVRVITSLLVFPGHDEADERAMIEEFVVPIVVPSPQTTG from the coding sequence ATGGCCGGCGACTGGCTGGCCGAGCGGCGCACCGAGGTGGCCGCCGACCGCATCCTCGACGCGGCGGACCAACTCTTCGCGCAGAAAGATGCCGCGACCGTCGGCATGCACGAAATCGCCTCGGCGGCAGGCTGTTCCCGTGCGACGCTGTACCGGTACTTCGAGAACCGCGAGGCGCTCTACACCGCGTACGTGCACCGCGAGTCGTACCGGCTCTACCGTGAGATGACCGATCAGCTGAACGCACTTCAGGATCCGCGCGATCGCCTAGTCGAGGGAATTCTGACCTCGCTGCGTAATGTCCGCGAAAGTCCCGCCCTGTCATCGTGGTTCGCGACGACGCAGCGCCCGATCGGCGGTGACATCGCCGAGCAGTCGGAGGTCATCAGGGCGCTGACGGAGGCGTTCGTCATCTCCTTGGCGCCCGACGATCCGAAGCTCGTCACGCACCGTGCCCGTTGGCTGGTGCGAGTGATCACGTCGCTCCTCGTCTTCCCCGGCCACGACGAGGCCGACGAGCGCGCGATGATCGAGGAGTTCGTGGTGCCGATCGTGGTGCCGTCGCCCCAGACCACCGGCTAG
- a CDS encoding siderophore-interacting protein yields the protein MSESRLSRGLPGAVLKLLGAGDHTLTVTERQQLTPHYLRLTFTAGDLLTAHALHPTMWIRMWFADGDKLHQRGYTLVDPDPQAGTVAIEFALHDGVAANWARNAKPGDSVDVTVLGSNFALPQPRPAGYIIVGDTASLPAVNSLLDAIEDTPSWVFLEAAHEDDKQLPVRGRATDVEWVDRKNNGEALIQAISSSVFDASDHFGWVACDNRTTRAVAKVLREDYRMPRKSIKAQAYWVA from the coding sequence ATGTCCGAATCGAGGCTCTCGCGCGGATTGCCCGGCGCGGTGCTCAAGCTCTTGGGCGCGGGCGATCACACGCTGACGGTCACGGAGCGACAGCAGCTCACCCCGCACTACCTGCGACTGACCTTTACGGCCGGTGATCTGCTCACCGCGCATGCGCTGCACCCGACGATGTGGATCCGGATGTGGTTCGCCGACGGGGACAAGCTGCATCAGCGCGGCTACACGCTCGTCGACCCCGACCCACAGGCGGGTACCGTGGCCATCGAGTTCGCACTGCATGACGGCGTCGCGGCCAACTGGGCGCGGAACGCGAAGCCGGGGGACAGCGTCGACGTGACGGTCCTCGGCAGCAATTTCGCGCTGCCTCAGCCGAGGCCGGCGGGCTACATCATCGTCGGCGACACGGCCTCGCTGCCCGCGGTCAACTCGCTGCTCGACGCGATCGAAGACACACCGTCGTGGGTGTTCCTCGAGGCCGCTCACGAGGACGACAAGCAACTGCCGGTGCGAGGTCGCGCCACCGATGTCGAGTGGGTCGACCGAAAGAACAACGGCGAGGCGCTGATCCAGGCCATCAGCTCGTCGGTGTTCGACGCCTCCGACCATTTCGGCTGGGTGGCGTGCGACAACCGCACCACCCGCGCGGTCGCGAAGGTGCTGCGCGAGGACTACCGCATGCCGCGCAAATCCATCAAGGCGCAGGCGTATTGGGTGGCCTGA
- a CDS encoding acyltransferase family protein: MTLSGSVDAQGGLESVGKPERVASLTGIRAVAALLVMLTHAAYTTGKYTHGYIGLVWSRAEIGVPVFFVLSGFLLFGPWVKAAATGGASPSVRRYAWHRVRRIMPAYVVTVLAAYLLYHFRTAGPNPGHTWEGLFRNLTLTQIYTDNYLYSFLHQGLTQMWSLAVEVAFYVVLPVLAYLLLVVLCRRRWRPGLLLTGLGGLALISPAWLILVHTTDFLPDAARLWLPTYLVWFIGGMVLAALQPLGVRAYGLACIPLAVVSYFIVSTPIGGEPTTSPTELRDALVKTGFYAVIATLMVAPLALGDRGLYARFLASRPMVFLGEISYEIFLIHLVTMELVMVEIVRYPIYTGSMWWLFIVTFVVTVPLAWLLHRLTRVRST, encoded by the coding sequence ATGACCCTGTCCGGCAGCGTCGACGCACAGGGCGGCCTGGAGTCCGTCGGCAAGCCCGAGCGCGTCGCCTCGCTGACCGGAATTCGCGCGGTCGCGGCGCTGCTGGTCATGCTCACTCATGCCGCCTATACGACGGGCAAGTACACGCACGGCTACATCGGCCTGGTGTGGTCGCGCGCGGAGATCGGTGTGCCGGTGTTCTTTGTGCTCTCCGGCTTTCTGCTGTTCGGTCCGTGGGTCAAGGCGGCGGCGACGGGCGGTGCGTCGCCGTCGGTGCGCCGCTACGCCTGGCATCGGGTGCGACGCATCATGCCCGCCTACGTCGTCACCGTGCTGGCCGCGTACCTGCTGTACCACTTCCGCACCGCGGGGCCGAACCCCGGACATACCTGGGAAGGACTGTTCCGTAACCTCACGCTGACCCAGATCTACACGGACAACTATCTGTATTCGTTTCTGCACCAAGGGCTTACGCAGATGTGGAGCCTGGCGGTCGAGGTCGCGTTCTATGTCGTGCTGCCGGTGCTGGCCTATCTGCTGCTCGTGGTGCTGTGCCGGCGGCGGTGGCGGCCGGGCCTGTTGTTGACCGGCCTCGGTGGGTTGGCGTTGATTAGCCCGGCATGGCTGATCCTGGTGCACACCACCGACTTTCTGCCCGACGCTGCGCGGCTCTGGCTGCCGACGTACCTCGTGTGGTTCATCGGCGGCATGGTGCTCGCGGCCTTACAGCCGCTGGGTGTGCGGGCGTACGGACTCGCGTGTATTCCGCTCGCGGTGGTCAGCTACTTCATCGTGTCGACGCCCATCGGTGGGGAGCCCACCACCTCACCCACCGAGCTGCGCGACGCGTTGGTGAAGACGGGCTTCTACGCCGTGATCGCCACGCTGATGGTGGCGCCGCTGGCGCTGGGGGACCGCGGCCTCTACGCACGGTTTTTGGCGTCGCGGCCGATGGTCTTCCTCGGTGAGATCTCCTACGAGATCTTCCTGATCCACCTCGTGACGATGGAACTGGTGATGGTGGAGATCGTCCGGTACCCGATCTACACCGGCTCGATGTGGTGGCTGTTCATCGTGACGTTCGTGGTGACGGTACCGCTGGCCTGGCTGTTGCATCGCCTCACCCGCGTGCGCTCCACTTGA